In the genome of Amaranthus tricolor cultivar Red isolate AtriRed21 chromosome 15, ASM2621246v1, whole genome shotgun sequence, one region contains:
- the LOC130800885 gene encoding ycf20-like protein yields the protein MGTTILQTLSLLLCKEMYLMQHHVSTIYSCQRNKIMISQAVTKFTPPSPFFPNRRLQGKRRRWGIKFALDTGGFPTNGSQDNDINEDSPGLGQTRLSRILIAGGRQLLGKLNSARKNFPMKVFLLLLGFYSANALATILGQTGDWDVLVAGIVVAAIEGIGMLMYKRTTSSSTRLQSLIVLINYWKAGVCLGLFVDAFKVGS from the exons ATGGGAACTACAATATTGCAGACATTGTCACTGTTGCTTTGTAAAGAAATGTACTTAATGCAGCATCATGTTTCGACGATATACTCCTGCCAAAGGAACAAGATAATGATCAGCCAGGCTGTGACAAAGTTTACTCCACCATCACCATTTTTCCCCAACAGAAG GCTTCAAGGGAAAAGGCGTCGTTGGGGAATCAAATTCGCTCTAGACACCGGTGGATTTCCCACAAATGGTAGTCAAGATAATGACATCAATGAGGACTCTCCTGGTCTTGGTCAAACACGGCTTAGTAGGATTTTGATTGCAGGTGGCAGACAGCTGCTAGGAAAGTTAAATTCAGCAAGAAAAAACTTCCCCATGAAGGTTTTCCTTCTTTTACTGGGATTCTACTCCGCAAATGCATTAGCAACAATACTTGGTCAGACAGGTGATTGGGATGTATTAGTTGCTGGTATTGTAGTTGCTGCCATTGAGGGGATAGGTATGCTCATGTACAAAAGAACGACATCATCAAGTACGAGACTGCAATCTTTAATTGTGCTGATCAACTATTGGAAAGCGGGAGTTTGTTTAGGGCTTTTTGTAGATGCTTTCAAAGTGGGTAGCTGA
- the LOC130800886 gene encoding RNA polymerase II transcriptional coactivator KELP isoform X1: MDAATKEKVEETVLEVLRNADMEAMTEFKIRQIATEKLGIDLSEPSRKKFVRQIVEDFLAQQQQQQQHQQQQQQQNDAVSTGEVEEKQEEEDNNNDGREYDDDGDLIVCRLSDKRRVTIQDFRGRTLVSIREYYKKDGKYLPTSKGISLTTEQWSSFKKNFPAIREAIEKMEGR, from the exons ATGGATGCAGCAACGAAAGAGAAAGTGGAAGAAACAGTTCTAGAAGTTCTCCGCAACGCCGACATGGAAGCGATGACAGAGTTCAAAATTCGCCAAATTGCTACTGAGAAGCTCGGCATCGATCTTTCTGAACCTTCTCGAAAGAAGTTTGTTCGTCAAATTGTCGAAGATTTTCTTgcgcaacaacaacaacaacaacaacatcaacaacaGCAACAGCAGCAAAACGACGCTGTTAGTACCGGTGAAGTCgaagaaaaacaagaagagGAAGACAATAATAACGATGGGAgagaatatgatgatgatggcgATCTCATCGTTTGTCGG CTGTCAGATAAGCGAAGAGTGACAATTCAGGATTTCAGAGGAAGGACATTGGTGTCAATAAGGGAATACTACAAGAAAGATGGAAAATATCTTCCGACCTCCAAAG GAATCAGCTTAACCACAGAGCAATGGTCATCTTTTAAGAAGAATTTTCCGGCTATAAGGGAAGCAATCGAGAAAATGGAGGGAAGGTGA
- the LOC130800886 gene encoding RNA polymerase II transcriptional coactivator KELP isoform X2 — protein MDAATKEKVEETVLEVLRNADMEAMTEFKIRQIATEKLGIDLSEPSRKKFVRQIVEDFLAQQQQQQQHQQQQQQQNDAVSTGEVEEKQEEEDNNNDGREYDDDGDLIVCRLSDKRRVTIQDFRGRTLVSIREYYKKDGKYLPTSKGARLMIKVSREGNGRYILIKILNTLGG, from the exons ATGGATGCAGCAACGAAAGAGAAAGTGGAAGAAACAGTTCTAGAAGTTCTCCGCAACGCCGACATGGAAGCGATGACAGAGTTCAAAATTCGCCAAATTGCTACTGAGAAGCTCGGCATCGATCTTTCTGAACCTTCTCGAAAGAAGTTTGTTCGTCAAATTGTCGAAGATTTTCTTgcgcaacaacaacaacaacaacaacatcaacaacaGCAACAGCAGCAAAACGACGCTGTTAGTACCGGTGAAGTCgaagaaaaacaagaagagGAAGACAATAATAACGATGGGAgagaatatgatgatgatggcgATCTCATCGTTTGTCGG CTGTCAGATAAGCGAAGAGTGACAATTCAGGATTTCAGAGGAAGGACATTGGTGTCAATAAGGGAATACTACAAGAAAGATGGAAAATATCTTCCGACCTCCAAAG GGGCCAGATTGATGATTAAGGTAAGCAGAGAAGGAAATGGAAGATATATCTTGATCAAAATCTTGAATACTCTTGGAGGATGA